The following are encoded in a window of Bacteroidales bacterium genomic DNA:
- a CDS encoding RecQ family ATP-dependent DNA helicase → MEQFRNILLKYWGYSAFRPMQEEIIRSVAGGHDTLGLMPTGGGKSVTFQVPALAREGICIVVTPLIALMRDQVEQLKQKGIKALAVYSGMTRREIDIALDNAVYGDFKFLYCSPERLGTDIFRARVEKMPVSFIVVDEAHCISQWGYDFRPSYLRIAELRDILPDAPILALTATATPKVAEDIMEKLRFREKNILRMSFERKNLVYLVRQVENKQEYLLRIAKNIQGSGIIYVRNRKRTREIADYLIHQGISADFYHAGLSNQLRTEKEMLWKQGKIRIIVATNAFGMGIDKPDVRFVIHFDLPDSPEAYFQEAGRAGRDGKKAWAILLFHPSDKANATKRIPVNFPELETIRRVYTALGNYFQVPVGGAKGQAFDFDLFDFCRRYQLHSLVAYNALKVLEQEGYIELTDDLNMPSQLHFLVERDDLYKFQVANEAFDSFIKLILRSYSGLFTQYVAIDENLLASRAKMTREDVYQYLLKLQQQKILHYIPRRTNPVIVFTEERLEDKALFISTSNYEARKARYIERLDAMITYAEGKTTCRSVFLLNYFGEKDVERCGQCDVCERRNAIGLSNYEFNSISQTVKEKLEQGPLTLKALVDETAHLFAEDKVVSVVQWLIDQRDLAYDDQGLLHWKGK, encoded by the coding sequence ATGGAACAATTCCGTAACATCTTGTTGAAGTATTGGGGGTATTCGGCCTTCCGGCCCATGCAGGAAGAAATCATCCGGTCGGTTGCCGGCGGACATGACACCCTGGGCCTGATGCCTACCGGAGGAGGAAAATCCGTTACCTTCCAGGTGCCTGCCCTGGCAAGGGAAGGAATATGCATTGTTGTAACCCCGCTCATTGCCCTGATGCGCGACCAGGTTGAACAACTGAAACAAAAAGGAATCAAGGCACTGGCTGTTTATTCAGGAATGACACGAAGGGAAATCGACATTGCCCTCGATAATGCCGTTTACGGCGATTTCAAGTTCCTTTACTGTTCCCCTGAAAGGCTGGGTACCGATATCTTCCGCGCCCGTGTTGAAAAAATGCCGGTCAGTTTTATTGTGGTCGATGAAGCCCACTGCATCAGCCAGTGGGGCTACGATTTCAGGCCTTCCTACCTGCGGATTGCCGAACTGCGCGATATTCTGCCCGATGCCCCAATACTGGCTCTTACCGCTACAGCAACACCCAAAGTAGCCGAGGATATCATGGAAAAGCTCCGTTTCCGTGAAAAGAATATCCTCCGCATGAGCTTTGAACGGAAAAACCTGGTTTACCTGGTGCGCCAGGTTGAAAACAAACAGGAGTACCTTCTGCGCATTGCAAAAAACATTCAGGGTTCGGGAATTATTTATGTGAGGAACCGTAAACGCACGCGCGAAATTGCCGACTATCTGATTCACCAGGGAATTTCAGCCGATTTTTATCACGCAGGACTTTCCAATCAGCTCCGTACCGAAAAGGAAATGTTGTGGAAACAGGGCAAAATACGGATTATAGTGGCCACCAATGCTTTCGGAATGGGAATTGATAAACCCGATGTGCGCTTCGTAATTCATTTTGACCTGCCCGACAGCCCTGAGGCATATTTTCAGGAGGCCGGAAGAGCCGGGCGCGACGGTAAAAAAGCATGGGCCATTCTTCTGTTTCACCCATCCGACAAGGCCAATGCCACAAAACGAATCCCGGTAAACTTTCCTGAACTGGAAACCATCCGCAGGGTATATACCGCCCTTGGCAATTACTTCCAGGTTCCGGTAGGCGGAGCCAAAGGACAGGCATTTGACTTTGACCTGTTCGACTTCTGCAGAAGATACCAATTGCACAGCCTGGTTGCCTATAACGCACTGAAAGTACTCGAACAGGAAGGATACATCGAACTTACCGATGACCTCAACATGCCTTCCCAACTGCATTTTCTGGTGGAACGGGACGACCTCTACAAATTCCAGGTAGCCAATGAGGCTTTTGACAGTTTCATCAAACTCATCCTGCGCTCCTACAGCGGTCTTTTTACCCAGTATGTTGCCATCGACGAAAACCTGCTGGCTTCCCGGGCCAAAATGACAAGAGAAGATGTGTACCAGTACCTTCTCAAGCTTCAGCAGCAGAAAATACTGCACTACATTCCGCGCCGCACAAACCCCGTTATCGTCTTTACCGAAGAACGGCTCGAAGATAAAGCTCTCTTTATTTCGACCAGCAATTATGAAGCGCGGAAAGCAAGGTACATTGAAAGACTTGATGCAATGATTACCTATGCTGAAGGAAAAACTACCTGCCGGAGTGTCTTTTTGCTGAATTACTTCGGAGAAAAGGATGTTGAACGATGCGGGCAGTGCGATGTATGCGAACGAAGAAATGCCATTGGTCTGAGCAACTACGAATTCAACAGCATTTCACAAACTGTTAAGGAAAAACTGGAACAAGGCCCCCTGACTCTGAAAGCCCTTGTTGACGAAACGGCGCATCTGTTTGCTGAAGACAAAGTTGTGTCGGTGGTCCAATGGCTGATCGATCAGCGTGACCTGGCCTATGATGATCAAGGACTGCTTCACTGGAAAGGGAAATAA
- the guaB gene encoding IMP dehydrogenase, protein MSFLRDKVTDEGLTFDDVLLIPSYSEVMPREVNISSRFSRNIPLNTPIISAAMDTVTEEKLAIAIAREGGIGVIHKNMSIEEQAMQVRKVKRAENVMIFDPITIHPENTVSEALNLMQEFKIGGIPVVNNEDILIGIITNRDLRFETNPRRPVGEVMTRSNIITTNQETNLEKAAQILQRHKIEKLPIVDEKGKLIGLITYKDITKSKDRPNACKDGKGRLRVAAAVGIASDTPERVEALKNADVDAVVIDTAHGHSRGVIEMLRLIKKTWPSLEVVAGNIGTAEAAKALLDAGADAVKVGIGPGSICTTRIIAGVGIPQLSAIYEVYRALKGTGIPIIADGGIRYSGDIVKALAAGADTVMAGNLFAGTEESPGDTIIYNGRKYKSYRGMGSIEAMQKGSKDRYFQDVEDDIKKLVPEGIEARVPYKGTLSEVIYQLIGGLRAGMGYCGAGNIDELHNARFIRITSSGIIESHPHDVSITRESPNYSREY, encoded by the coding sequence ATGTCATTTCTCAGAGATAAAGTTACTGACGAAGGTTTAACCTTCGACGATGTGTTGCTGATTCCGTCCTATTCGGAAGTTATGCCGCGTGAGGTTAATATTTCCTCCCGGTTCAGCAGAAATATTCCCCTGAATACTCCGATTATATCGGCGGCAATGGATACTGTTACCGAAGAAAAACTGGCTATAGCCATTGCAAGGGAAGGAGGAATCGGGGTGATTCATAAAAACATGAGCATTGAAGAACAGGCAATGCAGGTGCGCAAGGTTAAGCGTGCCGAGAATGTAATGATTTTTGACCCGATTACCATTCACCCCGAAAATACGGTTTCGGAAGCTCTTAATCTGATGCAGGAATTTAAGATCGGAGGAATTCCCGTTGTAAACAATGAGGATATTCTGATTGGTATTATTACCAACAGGGATCTGCGTTTTGAAACCAATCCGCGACGCCCGGTCGGGGAAGTTATGACCCGCTCCAACATTATTACCACCAACCAGGAGACCAACCTGGAGAAGGCTGCACAGATTCTGCAGAGGCACAAGATAGAAAAACTCCCCATTGTAGATGAAAAAGGGAAGCTAATTGGTCTGATTACCTACAAAGATATTACCAAATCGAAAGACAGGCCCAACGCCTGCAAGGATGGAAAGGGCCGGCTCAGGGTGGCTGCCGCAGTGGGAATAGCTTCCGACACGCCGGAACGTGTTGAGGCACTCAAGAATGCTGATGTGGACGCTGTTGTTATTGACACGGCGCACGGCCATAGCAGGGGAGTCATTGAGATGTTGCGGCTTATCAAGAAAACATGGCCTTCATTGGAAGTTGTTGCCGGTAATATCGGAACGGCAGAGGCAGCAAAAGCTCTTCTTGATGCAGGTGCTGATGCGGTGAAGGTCGGTATAGGCCCTGGTTCCATCTGCACCACCCGAATCATTGCCGGTGTCGGGATTCCCCAGCTTTCGGCCATTTATGAGGTTTACAGGGCCCTCAAAGGTACTGGCATTCCTATCATTGCCGATGGCGGGATACGGTATTCGGGAGATATTGTCAAAGCTCTTGCTGCAGGAGCCGATACGGTTATGGCAGGGAACCTTTTCGCCGGAACGGAAGAGTCTCCGGGTGATACCATTATATACAACGGCCGGAAATATAAATCGTACCGCGGCATGGGATCTATTGAAGCCATGCAGAAAGGTTCAAAAGACAGGTATTTTCAGGATGTGGAAGATGATATTAAAAAACTGGTCCCCGAAGGGATTGAAGCACGTGTGCCTTATAAAGGTACCCTTTCGGAAGTAATCTACCAGCTTATCGGTGGGCTCAGGGCCGGAATGGGTTACTGTGGTGCAGGAAATATTGATGAACTCCACAATGCACGCTTTATACGGATTACCTCTTCCGGCATTATTGAGAGTCATCCCCATGATGTTTCCATTACAAGGGAATCTCCCAATTATAGCCGTGAATACTAA